Proteins from a single region of Hordeum vulgare subsp. vulgare chromosome 6H, MorexV3_pseudomolecules_assembly, whole genome shotgun sequence:
- the LOC123402371 gene encoding signal peptide peptidase-like 5, protein MFCFHTSTMYEVQSWVGGHEGEEFIGVGARFGPKIVSKEKQATREPLTLADPIHGCTPPKINLNLDMHAISEKRSSAIG, encoded by the exons ATGTTTTGCTTCCACACTAGCACTATGTATGAAGTGCAAAGCTGGGTGGGTGGCCACGAGGGCGAGGAGTTCATCGGCGTCGGCGCACGCTTCGGCCCCAAGATCGTCTCCAAGGAGAAGCAGGCCACCAGGGAGCCGCTCACCCTCGCAGACCCCATCCACGGTTGCACGCCTCCCAAAATCAATTTAAATCTG GACATGCATGCTATTTCTGAAAAAAGATCCTCCGCTATTGGCTAG
- the LOC123401884 gene encoding probable histone acetyltransferase HAC-like 1, which translates to MNVGQAAHLSGQMSGQGAQMNQVVGGGSGVVGADGMPLHQHQQMQDGVGLVGAGVDQQFAAMRTNMREKIFEYIGRKQTSADWRRRLPELARRLEEILFRKFPSRNEYYNMMKAPVEPQLQFAIKTLSAQNQQNQQNQQMSRQMASSSGYSTMIPTPGITQGASGNSRMSYGTDNMGLSSSGAGMVPQNANMGTSMPGIGTMSNGYQHLTTSAPLNSTTNGVPSTMGPVGIQRQVTHMIPTPGFSNQQNVPTSSDYSNGTGYFNGESAMTPHMQQQKQFQSNQSSHQIQHIGGHSNSGIHSSMLENSSAFGLSDGHVNGGMGLLGSNTQITNRNAAPEGYMNISSFGSSPRPLQQQFSQHPTQRISTSVDMGGSGSFYGTGSSALATANNQNIGAANLQSRSRMNSMLLSNQLNMQSIQGQPQIKTEVLDQSEKLNFQPSQLSHEQLLRQQLPMQQHQVQPNSQFVQNQYHLNQQIPNSQHQQAILRNNSFKQSQLNSSHSMQVSEQGTLPHTELTSSQATEPPAPPNFQGQYQQQRSAHDNVKGAQVFGHLPVSQNFSASGSHNSQALLHPSQQLDVSSNDVSYVLKGTQTEQMQQHQWRPQTMDKVPISSNSSLEKQIQDDFCQRTMAQDGAQQPFSSDWRVSGCTVTSVDPALPKLPAGGLEQPTGNINYLRQMRWLLLLFHAKGCSSPLGSCKLPRCVQLQDFVKHLDNCQRKDCPQKKCSKSRMLIEHYKTCVDEQCPVCSNVKKFLRLSAEHASKQKAPEPRKVAQQNMTQRNMNGVDSDIMDIDPVSVESFDGHPSVPKRLKMQPASPNIPEHEILRASNPQVNPGFVLQESHPELLEQNKKTAYMKRELDVKADMRPLQKPVKMGYGADGNVPTPRHNAVPGVSNEMKSHVKQEILPVDKGTIENVHEVKNETNDSTEATALKSGKPKIKGVSLTELFTPEQINAHIESLRLWVGQSKAKAEKNQLLVSSENENSCQLCKVEKLTFEPPPIYCSPCGARIKRNAPYYTVGSGDTRHFFCIPCYNESRGDTIEVEGQNFLKARFEKKRNDEETEEWWVQCDKCECWQHQICALFNGRRNDGGQAEYTCPNCYSNEVKCGLRMPLPQSAVLGASDLPRTVLSDHIEERLFKRLKWERQARANNSNCSVDEVAGAEGLVVRVVSSVDKKVEVKPRFLEIFQEDNYPTEFPYKSKAVLLFQKIEGVEVCLFGMYVQEFGADCAYPNQRRVYLSYLDSVKYFRPEIKAASGEALRTFVYHEILIGYLEYCKQRGFTSCYIWACPPLKGEDYILYCHPEIQKTPKSDKLREWYLAMLRKATKEEIVVELTNLYDHFFITMGECKAKVTASRLPYFDGDYWPGAAEDMINQLRQEEDDRKLQKKSKTKKIITKRALKAAGHTDLSGNASKDAMLMQKLGETIYPMKEDFIMVHLQYSCSHCCILMSSGKRWVCHQCRSFYICDKCYSAEQQLEDRERHPSNSRDTHKLHPVDIVGVPDETKDRDDILESEFFDTRQAFLSLCQGNHYQYDTLRRAKHSSMMVLYHLHNPTAPAFVTTCNVCSHDIETGQGWRCEICPDFDVCNGCYQKGAVNHPHKLTNHPSVADRDAQNKEARQMRVQQLRKMLDLLVHASTCRSGSCQYPNCRKVKGLFRHGMQCKTRASGGCALCKKMWYMLQLHARACRDSGCSVPRCRDLKEHLRRLQQQSDSRRRAAVNEMMRQRAAEVAST; encoded by the exons ATGAATGTGGGGCAGGCGGCGCACCTGTCCGGGCAGATGTCCGGGCAGGGGGCGCAGATGAATCAGGTTGTTGGCGGTGGCAGCGGTGTCGTCGGTGCTGACGGCATGCCCCTGCACCAGCACCAGCAGATGCAGGATGGCGTGGGCCTCGTTGGCGCGGGGGTCGATCAACAGTTTGCCGCTATGCGCACCAATATGCGCGAGAAGAT ATTTGAGTATATAGGAAGAAAGCAGACTTCAGCTGACTGGAGGCGGAGGCTGCCGGAACTCGCAAGGCGGCTAGAGGAAATCTTGTTTAGAAAATTCCCAAGCAGG AATGAGTACTACAATATGATGAAGGCACCAGTCGAGCCACAATTGCAGTTTGCTATTAAGACCTTGAGTGCTCAGAACCAACAaaatcaacaaaaccaacaaatGTCAAGGCAGATGGCATCTTCCTCTGGTTATAGTACAATGATTCCAACACCTGGTATCACACAAGGTGCAAGTGGAAATTCTAGAATGTCTTATGGAACAGACAACATGGGTCTTTCGTCATCTGGTGCAGGCATGGTTCCTCAAAATGCCAACATGGGTACCTCGATGCCCGGTATCG GTACAATGTCTAACGGCTACCAGCATCTAACTACCAGTGCCCCACTAAATTCGACCACAAATGGTGTCCCATCTACGATGGGTCCAGTGGGTATTCAGCGACAAGTAACTCATATGATCCCAACTCCTGGATTCAGTAATCAACAAAACGTACCTACTAGTTCTGACTATTCAAATGGAACTGGATATTTCAATGGTGAGTCAGCTATGACTCCACATATGCAGCAGCAGAAGCAATTTCAAAGCAACCAGAGTAGCCATCAAATACAGCATATTGGGGGGCACAGTAATTCTGGAATACATTCAAGCATGCTGGAGAATTCTTCTGCATTTGGTTTATCAGATGGACATGTGAATGGTGGAATGGGATTGCTTGGGTCGAACACGCAAATTACAAATAGAAATGCAGCACCAGAAGGATATATGAACATATCCTCTTTTGGAAGTTCGCCCAGACCTTTGCAGCAACAGTTCAGTCAGCACCCAACACAGAGAATATCAA CATCAGTTGACATGGGTGGCTCTGGAAGTTTCTATGGTACTGGTTCTTCTGCTTTAGCAACAGCAAATAATCAGAACATCGGTGCTGCAAACTTGCAGTCTAGATCAAGAATGAATTCCATGCTGCTTAGCAATCAGCTAAACATGCAGTCCATTCAAGGGCAGCCGCAGATAAAAACTGAGGTTTTGGATCAGTCAGAAAAACTCAATTTCCAGCCATCTCAGTTGTCTCATGAACAACTACTCCGACAGCAGCTTCCAATGCAGCAACATCAGGTGCAGCCAAACTCCCAGTTTGTGCAAAACCAATATCATCTCAATCAACAGATACCAAATTCACAGCATCAGCAGGCTATACTGAGGAACAATTCCTTTAAACAGTCTCAGCTGAATTCAAGCCATTCTATGCAAGTGTCAGAACAGGGAACTTTGCCACACACCGAACTAACATCCTCACAAGCTACTGAACCTCCTGCACCTCCAAATTTCCAGGGTCAATACCAGCAGCAAAGAAGTGCCCACGATAATGTCAAAGGTGCGCAGGTGTTTGGACATCTTCCTGTATCTCAAAATTTCAGTGCTTCTGGTTCTCACAATTCTCAGGCATTGTTGCACCCTAGTCAGCAGCTTGATGTTAGCTCAAACGATGTCAGTTATGTTTTGAAAGGAACACAAACAGAGCAAATGCAGCAGCACCAATGGCGGCCTCAAACAATGGATAAGGTGCCTATCAGTAGCAATTCATCTCTTGAAAAGCAAATACAGGATGACTTTTGTCAGAGAACAATGGCCCAGGACGGAGCACAACAGCCATTTTCATCTGACTGGCGTGTTTCTGGTTGCACTGTGACCTCAGTTGACCCTGCACTGCCAAAGCTCCCCGCTGGAGGATTGGAACAGCCCACTGGAAATATCAATTACCTCCGTCAGATGAGGTGGTTACTGTTGCTGTTTCATGCAAAAGGATGTTCTTCTCCTCTTGGTAGTTGTAAATTGCCTCGTTGTGTTCAGCTGCAGGATTTTGTGAAGCATTTGGACAACTGCCAAAGAAAAGATTGTCCGCAGAAGAAGTGCAGTAAGTCACGAATGTTAATTGAGCATTATAAGACTTGTGTTGATGAGCAGTGTCCTGTATGTAGTAATGTAAAGAAATTTTTGCGCCTCTCAGCTGAACATGCAAGTAAGCAAAAAGCCCCTGAGCCCAGAAAAGTTGCTCAACAGAATATGACTCAAAGAAACATGAATGGGGTAGACAGTGATATAATGGATATTGACCCAGTGTCTGTTGAATCCTTTGATGGTCATCCATCTGTTCCAAAAcgtttgaagatgcagcccgcgtCACCCAATATTCCAGAGCATGAAATACTTAGAGCCTCCAATCCTCAGGTGAACCCAGGGTTTGTACTACAGGAATCACATCCCGAGCTGCTTGAGCAGAATAAAAAGACGGCATACATGAAAAGAGAGTTGGATGTGAAGGCTGACATGCGACCTCTACAGAAGCCCGTAAAGATGGGTTATGGTGCTGATGGAAATGTGCCTACACCGAGGCACAATGCCGTTCCTGGTGTTTCAAATGAGATGAAGTCTCATGTCAAGCAAGAAATCTTGCCGGTTGACAAAGGGACAATTGAAAATGTTCATGAGGTTAAGAATGAAACAAATGATTCAACAGAGGCCACAGCATTGAAATCAGGAAAACCCAAAATTAAAGGTGTTTCATTGACTGAGTTGTTCACTCCAGAACAAATCAATGCACATATAGAGAGTCTAAGGTTGTGGGTTGGCCAG AGCAAGGCTAAAGCTGAAAAGAATCAACTGCTGGTGTCTTCTGAAAATGAAAATTCATGCCAGCTCTGCAAAGTGGAAAAACTCACTTTTGAACCTCCACCCATATATTGTTCCCCTTGTGGTGCTCGGATAAAGCGAAATGCACCATACTATACTGTTGGTTCTGGTGACACCCGCCACTTTTTCTGTATTCCATGTTACAATGAGTCCCGTGGTGACACCATTGAGGTTGAAGGGCAGAATTTTTTGAAGGCCCGATTTGAGAAGAAAAGAAATGATGAGGAAACTGAAGAATGG TGGGTTCAGTGTGACAAATGTGAATGCTGGCAGCATCAGATATGTGCTCTGTTTAATGGCAGAAGAAATGATGGAGGACAAGCAGAGTATACTTGCCCGAATTGCTATAGTAATGAAGTGAAGTGTGGGCTGCGCATGCCTCTACCACAGAGTGCTGTTCTTGGAGCAAGTGATTTGCCAAGAACTGTTCTTAGCGATCATATAGAAGAGCGGCTTTTTAAACGGCTTAAGTGGGAGAGACAGGCTCGGGCGAATAATTCAAATTGTAgtgttgatgag GTCGCTGGAGCAGAAGGTCTTGTGGTCAGAGTTGTTTCATCGGTGGATAAGAAGGTTGAAGTTAAACCACGCTTTTTGGAAATTTTTCAAGAAGATAATTACCCGACAGAGTTCCCTTACAAGTCCAAG GCTgttcttttgttccagaaaatTGAAGGCGTAGAAGTGTGCTTATTTGGAATGTATGTTCAAGAATTTGGTGCTGACTGCGCTTACCCGAACCAACGTCGAGTTTATTTGTCATACCTGGATTCTGTGAAATACTTCAGACCTGAGATTAAAGCAGCCTCTGGAGAGGCCTTGCGTACATTTGTCTACCATGAAATTCTG ATAGGATATCTTGAATACTGCAAGCAGCGTGGATTCACAAGCTGTTATATATGGGCTTGCCCACCTTTGAAAGGTGAAGATTACATTTTATATTGCCATCCTGAGATTCAGAAGACTCCAAAATCCGACAAACTGCGGGAGTG GTACTTAGCCATGCTTCGAAAAGCTACTAAGGAGGAGATTGTTGTTGAGCTTACAAATCTGTATGACCATTTCTTCATTACCATGGGAGAGTGCAAGGCTAAAGTTACCGCTTCTCGTTTGCCTTACTTCGATGGAGATTATTGGCCTGGAGCTGCAGAAGATATGATCAATCAACTGCGTCAAGAAGAAGATGACCGAAAGCTTCAGAAGAAGAGTAAGACAAAGAAAATTATTACAAAAAGAGCTCTTAAAGCTGCTGGCCACACGGATCTCAGTGGAAATGCTTCCAAGGACGCTATGCTGATGCAGAAG CTTGGGGAAACCATTTATCCAATGAAGGAAGATTTTATTATGGTCCATTTGCAGTATTCTTGTAGCCACTGTTGTATCCTTATGTCATCTGGAAAACGCTGGGTTTGCCATCAATGCAGAAGTTTTTACATCTGTGACAA GTGTTACAGTGCAGAACAACAGCTTGAAGATAGGGAGAGGCATCCGAGTAATAGTAGAGACACACATAAGCTCCATCCA GTTGACATTGTTGGGGTGCCTGATGAGACAAAGGATAGAGATGATATTCTAGAAAGTGAGTTTTTTGACACCAGGCAGGCATTTCTCAGTCTTTGTCAAGGGAACCATTATCAATATGACACCCTTCGCCGTGCTAAGCATTCGTCAATGATGGTGTTGTACCACCTACATAATCCCACTGCACCAGCGTTTGTCACTACATGCAATGTCTGTAGCCATGATATTGAAACTGGCCAAGGCTGGCGGTGTGAAATTTGTCCagattttgatgtgtgcaatggTTGCTACCAAAAAGGAGCAGTCAATCATCCTCACAAGTTGACAAACCATCCATCAGTTGCCGACCGTGATGCCCAAAACAAGGAAGCCCGGCAAATGCGTGTTCAGCAG CTAAGGAAAATGCTTGATCTTCTGGTACATGCCTCGACATGCCGCTCTGGCAGCTGCCAATATCCTAACTGCCGTAAAGTCAAGGGACTATTTCGGCATGGGATGCAGTGTAAGACGCGTGCTTCAGGAGGGTGTGCCCTGTGCAAGAAAATGTGGTACATGCTTCAGCTCCATGCCCGAGCTTGCAGAGATTCAGGATGCAGTGTGCCGCGGTGCAG GGATCTCAAAGAGCATCTTAGAAGGCTGCAACAGCAGTCTGATTCCCGGAGAAGGGCTGCTGTTAATGAGATGATGAGACAGAGAGCAGCGGAGGTTGCTTCAACATGA